Below is a genomic region from Papilio machaon chromosome 11, ilPapMach1.1, whole genome shotgun sequence.
aatacataataataataatagaaaatatttgcttCAATATTAAGTATTCAGGTTTCAAAATCACAATATAAACTATTATGAGAACTTCTAAACAtaagacaattttaaatctgtttataaataaaagtaataatatctGTCACTAAGTGaagtgaaactaaaaaaaatactttatctgGTTTCATTGCACTTAGTTTAGTAGAATGTTGAGATTGTGTAAGTCACATTGTTGCATTAACACAACACTAATACAATTATGTGTTGCAcatcacacacacacaaacacacacattcattaattatggaattgattaaattaaacatgaaaattgtttccttggcaagaattaaatataatggattctgttaaatatgaaattcgatGCAACAAAATTTTCCATTATTCAGGCCTACGCACCAACAACAGATGCGTCAGAAGAAGAAATGAATGAATTCTATGAACAACTAGAAAAAGCTCGAAACCTTTCGAgcgaaaaaattatattattaggaGATCTGAATGCAAAGATAGGTAAGCGAAAAAAAGGAGAAGAAATAATCATGGGCCCAACCTGTTATGGAAAAAGAAACCAAAGGGGCGACAAACTAATCGAATACGCGTCTTTCCATAACCtaactataataaatacaatattccataaaaaaataaaaaacctatgGACATGGATCTCTCCAagtaaacaacataaaaatcaaatcgACTATATATTAAGCAATAGACCTAAACTCTTTACCAATATAGAAATCTTAAATAACACCGTATTTCCAAGCGATCATAGACTTTTGAGAGGAACAATTACTCTagagaaacaaaagaaaagcaGAAAAACCTACAGTACAATACCAATAAACCTCTCGTTCGAACCAAACCAAAAAACCTACCTGTCCGCGTTGaaagcaaaattaaatactacagactggaaaaatatagataacgtagaaaactattataaaaaaattgaaacagcAATAACTGAAAGtcttaattcaataaataccaaaagagaaaagaaaaaaataatatcagaaAAGACTAtgaatcttataaataaacgcATAACTCTACAACACAAACCTTATAAGACCAAGACAGAGAAAAAAGAACTCTCATCTCTCTATAAAACTATAGACAAACAACTCAAAAAAGATTATGAAAACCATAGAATGGAAATTATTGAAAAGCATTTAGTAAATTCTGGAAACCAAAGAAAAGCGTACAAACAACTGCAGACTGAAAAAGCCTGGATACCAACATTAAAAGGACAAAAAAGTTCGGCAAACCAGACAAGGAAAGACTTACTAAACATTGCTACAGATTTCTACAAGACActatacgaaaaaaaacaaaacacctacgaacaaagaaaatataaagaaaccAAAGAAAGTAGGGAACAAACTATAGAAACACCCTTTAGTATCGaagaaataaacgaaaaaataaaaaaactgaaaaacgAAAAAAGCCCAGGTCCAGACAATATACCTAACGAGGCCATAAAGCTAGGGCGACACTTACTCGTTGTTCctcttacaaatttatttaacaaagtatTGGAAACGCAAGAAATCCCTAAGAATTGGGCAAGATCacaaataattgtattgtaCAAAAAAGGTGATCCATCGGATATAAACAACTACCGACCTATCAGCTTGCTCCCaacaatatacaaattatttgcaaTGTGTTTGGAAAAAAGGCTGCAACCAATAATAGAGAAGTGCCAACCTGCAGAACAAGCAGGCTTCCGACAAGGATACTCAACCATCGACCATATCCATACATTAGaacaaattatagaaaaatattgcgaATTTAATGAGCCACTATATGTTGCATACGTAGACTACACAAAAGCCTTCGACTCAATTTCACACGAAAGTATTTGGGAATCTCTAGAACAACAAAACGTACCGAAcatatacattaatattataaaagatatctATAGAAAAAGTACAAGTAGAGTAAAGCTCGATCGCTTAGGTTCAGAATTCAAGATAAGCAAAGGTGTGAAACAAGGAGACCCGCTATCACCAAGACTTTTTATAGCAgtcttacaaaatataatgaaagatTTGAAATGGGATACAAAAGGAATAAACATAGATGGAAACTACTTAAGCAACCTGAGATTCGCGGacgatataataatttttgcaaGAACATCACAAACAATAGAAGAAATGCTGAAAGAATTGAGTTTCGCTAGTGAAAACATCGGCTTACATCTAAACACctctaaaacaaaaatatctacTAACAGCATAAAGAACCCCATAATAATAAACCAAACACCTATTGAATACGTAGAAGATTACGTTTACCTCGGGAAACAAATTTCACTAAAGAATACTAGGCACAAAGATGAAATCGATCGGCGAATTAATTTGACTTGGAGAAAATTTTGGGCgcataaagaaattttaaaatccaaACTACCACTAGgactaaagaaaaaagtaatggACTCGAATATACTTCCATGCCTATTATATGGCTCCCAAACTTGGCTATTTAATCGATATACGATTTCCAAAATACGATCTTGCCAAAGAGCGATGGAGAGAAGCATCTTAGGCATTAAACTTATAGATAAACAAAACAGTCAATCTATcagacaaaaaacaaaaataattgacgCAGTACACCAAGCGCAGCGCCTTAAGTGGAAATGGGCGGGACACGTGATGCGTGCAAAAGACAATAGATGGACAAAGCAAGCAACCCTATGGTCTGGCCCGGTAAAAGGCGTGAGAACGAGAGGACGACCCAAAGCCCGATGGTCAGACGACATAATAAAAGTAGCAGGAAAATCCTGGTGGAAAACGGCAATAGATAGGGAAAAATGGAGAAAAATGGAGGAGGCCTATACCCAACAGGGGTCATGActgtttctttaatttaacttgttaattttaatttaaacaaataatgtatGAAACTATCATGAAATAaaggcttattattattattattatacaattatgTGTTGCACatcacacacacaaacacacacattcattaattatggaattgattaaattaaacatgaaaattgtttccttggcaagaattaaatataatagattGAGCAATGTTATGACTTGTGCATGTGGAATGTAcatcaataacaatattatctatattttatattatatagacCCTGGATCACATCTCTCATCTAAGTGTTATACATGAATTTAGTGAATCactttgtaataaacaattagtcagaataaatttacttttgtttccATTTATTGATAACGCACGAAATCGCGACACTATCGAAGCGCGAGGGCACTCACCTTGCTATCTCTTTCCAACTCATTCCTCAGCCACTCAAAGTCACTGTACCGCCGCCTTACGCTCGACTCCTTCACTTTGAACACGGGCAGGTTTGTCTGCAATCAGGAAATACATCCTGCTAGAATAACTATTAAATCGGATAGCGCTGAGTGCGGCCCGGCCGTGGTCGCAGAGACGCCCACCGACTTCGCGCGGCTATATCGCTAACGAGCGGGCGCCTAATCCAATTAGTGTTTACTCTTCGCCGCAATATCCGTGGACTTACCCTCATGCGAACCTCATAATCGGTGTAGCGTTTTTTTCCGACACCCATCGTTGTTATTGGATTTACCACGTcaatttctaagaaatttgCCGGCGCTGCATATGCATCATCTAGTGTctgttttttaacatttagtcTTCTCGTTGCGTCGGCTGTCGTGTCCTCAGCCATcataacgttttatttaaataaacaatcacAAACTTAAACAGACTGCCCACTATCAAAAgggaaataaaattgacatgaTATCAATGAAACAATATTTGACGTTTAGAAAATTAGCAGTGTTGCCATATACTTGTTCATAGATTATCAAGACTAACATTACAGATTAAAAGATGACTTCGatgtgaaaaattataaaataacgcaTATATTCTTTAATTCTAGCAATACTGCAGTATTCTTTTGTTTGAAAGAGGTTTTTATAATCTAGAGAATGGAAAAGCCTTCTTTGGcaagaagaaaatataaaagaagtaAACTTTGTCAATctcttttattgttattgttttacaaaaactgCGACATAGGGTCCTCTTCTCGCTTGCGCTTCATGAGGTAGGCCTCCATCTGGTCGTCGGTGGGCGCCTGCACTTCGTACATGCTGTTGTAGGGCCGCTTGCGCTCGTCCACCGACAGCAGGTGCTCCGCGCGCTTCTGATTTCTCTCCTCCTCCTCCAGGGCCTGTGTcacatttaaatgtactttacGTTCAGCCTCtttcagatttttttgttaagacAAGACCACTTACCGGCACTTACCCTGAGCAATGGAAACTTTCAAAAATCAAGCCAATTCCTAAACAACCTCACGTAGAAGAATTGAAAGACTTAAGGCCAATAAGTATTCTGCCGACACTCTCTAAGGTTACAGAAAAGATCGTATGCAAACAGTTAACGTGCTATTTGGAATCTGAAGACCTATTACCCTCACTACAATCAGGTTTCCGGAGTGGTTACGGGACAGCTACGGCACTGGCTAAAGTAAGCGACGATATCCTCGCAGCACGTGATGTGGGGGAAGGAACTCTTCTAGTACTACTAGACTTCTCCAAAGCTTTTGATACTATAAATATAGAGTTtctaattaagaaattaagcTATTACGGTATATCTAACAAAGCTTGCCAATGGTTCAGGTCTTTTCTCTCCGGTCGTAAGCAATTTGTTGAAATCGAGAATGTTGAAGGTGTAAATGTCAGATCACAAGTTAAAGACATCATTAGCGGCACCCCCCAAGGCTCCATAATAAGCCCAATTATCTTTAGTCTTTATACAGCTGATATCACAACATCGATCGCACACTGTAAGTATCATTTATATGCAGACGACACGCAGTTATACTTGTCATGCCGCCCCGAGGATTTAAAACAAGCGGAGGCAAAGATTAATCAGGACCTAGACAATTTATCTAATTGGAGTTTGAGAAATTCTCTTAAGATAAATCCCTGcaaatctaaatatatagttttCGGAAATAGACACCAACGTGAAGCTATTGTCAGGCAGTCTCCTAGAATCATGATATCGGGTCAAGAAATTGATAGAGTAGAATACGCGAAAAATTTGGGGCTATTGATGGACGGGGATTTACGCTTTGAAGGACACGTAAACAGCAAGATAAGAAATGCTCTTTATAGACTGAAACACCTATACCAACTCCGTAAATATTTAACCGAGGATATCAGAAAAACAATTACCGAAGCACTAGTACTTTCCCTTTTCAATTACTGTGACATTATTTATGGACCTAGAATTACAGAAAAGACAAAAAGGAGCATTCAGCGCGTGCAAAATGCATGTATcagattttgttataatataccAAAACGTTCGCATATTACTCCGTACATAAACGCGCGCGAAATCTTAAACATGGCAGCGAGAAGGGAATTACACTTAGCTTGTTGTAtacataaagttataaaatctaaaaagccatcatatttatatacaaaattcgACTGGTTCCAAGACAGAACTGACAGAAAAACACGTAGAAGAATGgagaattttcttaaaattcccAAACATAGGAGTACAAGCTACAGAGGAAGTTTCGAGTTTGCTTCCACAAAAATATGGAACGACTTGCCCCCACCCTTGCGCGGTCCTGTATCTGtacagatttttaaaaaaaaaattaagcaaaaattattgtgtagacaaataaacttataattaatctattttttgaatataaagcTAATGtgctcttttttattttaaagtaaccaatttttttttttaattctctatattaggatgtatttttttgtttgtattactAAATTCCTTATGTTGTAAACCAGCAGATGGGCACCTCTGAACGGGCGCATGGCCCACCGGCACaggctgaaaaccagctccACAAGGCTATATCTTGCGGTCTACGCTGAGCCTGCAGCCCATTGTTGTCATATTCTTGTGTTGTTATTAATAccataaatattgtatgtattcCTTATGATGACAATAaagaagtttattattattattattattaccataCGAAAAATGTAAATCTTACCTTCTTCAGTTTATCGACTGATTTCTTTTCCTTCTTCTGGtccttcttctttttcttcttggccttctttttgtttttcttcttcttactCGTCTTCTCCGTCTTAGATCTGGTGTCGTTTTCAGATTCAGATGAACTACTGCTACTTGCGCTGGATTCCGATGATGATTTTTCGGATTTTTCTAaaaggaatttattttttacaatcgtcaataattgaatttagattaaaacaggttcaaaaatatgaatatcaCCTCTATCTACCTTTATCTTTGTTATCTACGAGCTCGTTGTTGTGTGAGGGCACGTCGAGTACCACAGACTTGCCCGCCTCGCCCACACAGTACGACATCTGCAACACACATACACTCTCACATTCAAAATGCAAGCTGATGAAGATCTAAGTGACCAATTTTACTCGTAATATGTTTcccatatttttataatatgttgtaagtaaatatatatgttgtaTATGATACCTTGATGAAGGAATGGCAACACTTGTAGCCCCAGCGACCGTCGCGCCAGTACGAGCCCCACACCGTCGTGTGGTTGTTGACCAGCACATCCTCCTCGTACTGGCTCCTGCGCACAGACACAATACTTTACTATATGTAACTAATCTTAGTACTCATAGTCTACTAAACAtaggaaaaaaaactaaggagaaaagtttaataagggtaaaaaaaaattagaaaaatggTCAGATTATAGTCAAGTGTAATATGAAATCTTTGTATGGTACTTATTATTACGACTATCTAAAGTGAAAAAGTGTACTGGTAGTGTATGTCATACTTGGCGAGCTGCTTCTCTGGCCCCTGCACGAGGGTGCCGTCGCGGTTGTAGCGCGTGAAGACCTCGCTCTGCGCCAGCAGCAGCTCGCGCGGCGGCGCCTGCAGGTGCTCCGCCCCGCCGTACCTCTCCAGCACGGACTCTTTCACCTGAAACATTACAACACATACATCGAACTGAACAGAAAGCGACGCAGATGCCGACATTATGTAGCGATTGTAACCTGCGTCTTGAGCAGCTGCTTGCGCTCGTCGTACTGCCGCTGCAGCAGCTGCAGCTTGGTGGGCTCGGCCAGCAGGTGCACGTCCAGGCCGCGGGCGTGCGCCTCCCACGCGAACAGCTGCGCCGCGCCGTGCGCCCGCGTGTCTCCCGTGAACCGCACAAAGTTCTCCCCCGCGTACTCGCACCTACctcacacatacacacacattcTCATACATATGACACATTTTccaagaaaattatattaattgatgATTTTCAAATTACTCACTCGGTAGCACTTGGATTTGGATTGTCCCTCATTGAACGAGTCTTAGGATCGTAGTATGCTGAATTCGGATCCAAATTTCTCAGGTATTTGGCCGTGTCTTCTCTGATACGTAAGTTCCTGACTGTAATACGTTGTTTGGAGTCCACCTGGAAATATAATATaccacattttaaaatgtattcccACAAGCAAATTATGTTCTTGTTAATGTAACAATGGACaccattgtaaatattttaatgaacaatGTGTACCTTTGTACCGGGCATGTCCACCTCATCCACGTACTTGTCTTCATCCTCTTCCTCCTTGTCATCACCCTCGGTTGCTGTTGGATCTGCAAACAAAAGATGTTAACTAAACAATTTATGATCACCTAAAGTATCACAATGTAAtgttattagaaataaaataaagttttattttccattGTTCTGAATACAACCTACCCTGTTCAAGTTTCTTAGCCCTCAATTCCCTCTTAGCTTCCTCAACTTTCTGGTACTCCTCAATGATAGCTTTATGTTGTTCAGGATCATAGCCATTCCACCTGTCCCGCTTGCCGTCATAGCTCAAGTTCAGGTTAGGTTGATTAAACTCATCTGGTGCTATCGCTGCATTAGTGAATTTTGCACCAatctataaattacaaaagttattaaaaactaccacTTATTTACTAAATGGACTACAAATAGTGATCTATTCAAGCTTTAAAAACTACCTATCTATCTCATTACCTTACGGGGACGATCAAGACAATCTTTCTTCTTATGTGTCAATGCTCCGCAATTTTCACAAGCTCCTTTCCTAAATTTTGTTGCTACTTTTGTCTGTCAACAGATAAATTTATCacacaaaaatttataaattggaGGTTAAGCATAAAATGGGATGcgttattaaaatacacatcAAAAAGACACAATACTCACAGCATCAACTCCTTTATTGTAGTATGTGTCAAGTTTAGTGAATTGTCCCTCCCGGTCGGCTTGTGGCCGCTGGTGCTTGAGTGTGGGGCCCGCTGTGCCATAATACCATGGCGCAGACGAAATGTACTGAGGAATGTGCGGATTTATATCCTTGCCTAtaacaattgaattaaatattaaggtaCAATAGAGTAGAAATTTATGTTCTACCTTGCAACATTTGTTTGGgttgaaatatacattattgacggtcgagttggcgattttagcttttatggcgaacacaattatatctaaggacttactatccaaagttaaaagttgcggagactggtagtttttaataaataaaatcgtacttaggttagttattttcactacttttgacgtaactttgacagttttattttataagtggtcaaaggtttgtattttatacagccataagtcatgtatgctactaaaataaattaaaaaaaaaataacaaaaaaaaacatatgaaataggCAGAATTTGATTccctaacaaaagaaatttgcaACGTCTCCGGCGCTATGGGATGAGCAGCCCCTCCGCCCTAGCGTAACAAGGCGCGGGTGCCTATACTCGCCTGCGCAGCTGAGGCTTTTTGGTCGCCTTCGGCGACCAGCCTCAGCCGCTACGGCTCGCACAGGCCCCCGCGCCTTGCTACAGCGGGCGGGGGCTGCTCCCCCTCCGCGCCTCCGGCTTTTCATAAACACTCTAGGGGTAGGGCAGAAAGTACCACGTGGTGTCGGGGTTGACTGATTCGGTTCTGTGACTCATATCCAaccttacaatacaaatttacaacGAATTTAATACCACAATGACGCCACGCAACTGAAAAACCGTTAATAGATAAtgccaaagagtatgtaaacaTTTCGCTAGTATACTATGAAAtggttacatactctttgctaCTTCGTAGTTTTGCGTTCCGTGtcttcaaaattatgaaataattaaacaatataaatgtcagatttttattatttttaatcaatttaagatacatttcgcaataaaaattaaaataaataatacgtttggtttaaaaaactttaatcgaattaaatagagtattttttttaatttattttggtagcatacatgacttacggctgtataaaataaaaacctttgaccacttataaaataaaactgtcaaagttacatcaaaagtagtgaaaataactaacctaagtacgattttatttaataaaaactcctctctccgcaactttaaactttggatagtaagtccttagatataattgtgttcgccataaaagctacaatcgccaactcgaccgtcaataatgtatattttagccTTTGTTTGGGTAGGATGATAGGTTTTTCAGTCACTTGAAGCTTGTTTGTCATAGTTCGTCGTACCTGTTTCGTCGACCGCCGCTGGCGCAGTTCCAGCCTTACGCGCTTCTTCCAACTCCTTAGCTTTTCTCCAGTCCTCTCTAGATTTTTTCTTTGGTTCTTCCTCATCATCACCACCTTCATCTTTGTTTCGCAATATCTGCGACACAGAAGCGCGCACATTTGTTGTCATCTTTAAAACAACCTTTCCTTAACCCTTATTAACTAAACTTACAAACTTTgattaatagattttaatgttacagtttacacaaaaattacaaattcatattatatttactaatatattagagttgattcttaattttaattctattattcTAAATGTTTTTGCTTGTGTCAAATTGACATATCGTACGATACGACTATGTCatctcttttttaaaaaatttatggcCCGGTAACGAGTCCTTTAAGCCAAATCTCAACCCCATGAAAAAGGCGAAGGTTAATTATGTGTCTATGATCACAATATTTTGGTTGGAGTTACATTTGGCAAAGGTATACATACAACATATAGGCGatcaattagtattttttcattccgcgcggatagtATCGGACGCGACAGTTAGTCCATTAGAACATCCGCATCTTAGTCATATTTAAGTTCCATGCATACGAAACTTTGGTGGCTCAACGCTCAGATCCATACAATACTTACGATAGGTCTTACTATCGACGTCTGTCtctcttttattttctaatgacAAGCTATTtgaactaatattaaattaaatttttgaatttttctcaagcattaattttatttaaattctaccagaatttgtttatttcatattcataCAGTCTGATAGATAGTAACAACAGGTAATGTTGATGATGATTGTTGAATAAGTTAATGcagaattaaatttgtattaggaTACACATCATTATTTTCCAATCTCTATTTGGCTTAAACAGGGTTATTGTGCAATGCACTGAATGAGCAAAGTTAATCTTCATCATATTACATATGCACAAGATAGTATAgaaattagtgatgcaacggaagtgtcttagcggaaccagaaacggaaacagatgtcaaaaataaattttagcagaaacggaaacagaagcGGATGCGGAAatagaagtgtaaataatatgaaaaaaaaaacatatttacaaattttttttttggtaaaaacagtttgtattcgtttttaatttattaaggcattggatatctcCATTGGTTAACTCCAggaagagaaactgattgtttcaaaaagcagcagaaaatattacgtgcttaaattaacgaaaaagtacgtaaacaaacaaatgcgacaagtgccgaaaggccacgcacggactg
It encodes:
- the LOC106709544 gene encoding sorting nexin-12, yielding MMAEDTTADATRRLNVKKQTLDDAYAAPANFLEIDVVNPITTMGVGKKRYTDYEVRMRTNLPVFKVKESSVRRRYSDFEWLRNELERDSKIVVPPLPGKALKRQLPFRGDDGIFEEEFIEDRRKGLEVFINKIAGHPLAQNERCLHMFLQEPTIDRNYVPGKIRNT
- the LOC106709567 gene encoding pre-mRNA-splicing factor Slu7 produces the protein MTTNVRASVSQILRNKDEGGDDEEEPKKKSREDWRKAKELEEARKAGTAPAAVDETGKDINPHIPQYISSAPWYYGTAGPTLKHQRPQADREGQFTKLDTYYNKGVDATKVATKFRKGACENCGALTHKKKDCLDRPRKIGAKFTNAAIAPDEFNQPNLNLSYDGKRDRWNGYDPEQHKAIIEEYQKVEEAKRELRAKKLEQDPTATEGDDKEEEDEDKYVDEVDMPGTKVDSKQRITVRNLRIREDTAKYLRNLDPNSAYYDPKTRSMRDNPNPSATECEYAGENFVRFTGDTRAHGAAQLFAWEAHARGLDVHLLAEPTKLQLLQRQYDERKQLLKTQVKESVLERYGGAEHLQAPPRELLLAQSEVFTRYNRDGTLVQGPEKQLAKSQYEEDVLVNNHTTVWGSYWRDGRWGYKCCHSFIKMSYCVGEAGKSVVLDVPSHNNELVDNKDKEKSEKSSSESSASSSSSSESENDTRSKTEKTSKKKKNKKKAKKKKKKDQKKEKKSVDKLKKALEEEERNQKRAEHLLSVDERKRPYNSMYEVQAPTDDQMEAYLMKRKREEDPMSQFL